The genomic region ATCGTAGTAGCATCGTTTTGAAAGTCCTGTGCTCGCGCGTCCATGTTGCGTGTACCTCTCTTGTCCACGTGGTTCAGTTGCAATATGCCCTGTACACATGGGACATTGATCTCTCTCTAAATAAAATTCGGAGTTTGTTCAACTGGACATTCGCCCGGTATCTTCTTCTCCGCTGTCAGAGGCAAATATCGTGATgtttaagggcatctccagccgttgcccccccccccccccagggggcgcctaaaatcgccgcctgggggtgagccggcgcaaaaattgGGCCTGGGGATGAattggtccccagccgccggccccagggccgcccccaagcatgttttaaaataaaagaagttcggcttaaacacgataaaattcggccaaacacgataaatttcggcatatttcggtgaagttcgcggattttcattacatagcacaTATACATAAACTAATCGAAAAGAAAAACTGGCtgaagtcgccgccgtcgccgccatcgtcgtcgtcggccttctcctccttgacgcgggcgcccctgctggacccctgcccggcgtcgccatggcggactggtggcggcgcatcgtcgtcgtcgtcgtcgctgtcgcagatGACGACGACTCCGCCTTCGTCGCGGCCGCGTCGACGCTCCGCGAAGAGAAgcgggcggcgcactggcgctccttcTCCATCGCTATGGAGTCCCTGCGCGCCCATTTCAGGGCCGTGTCGTCGTCGCCGAGCTTCGTCGTCACCGGCGCGGCCGGctccttcaccggcgcgagccccggctccgtctttggcttgacgaagcgcggaggaggaacCGACGagtaggcgcgccggccgcccttgTTGATGACAATGCCGgtcgagcggcgtctccgccgcgggctcggccttgacgccgagcagggccggagtgccagaggagtgcgatgaagatcgggaggaggaagaagaggaggaggacccgaacctccttggcgcccatggcgaCGGGCTCCGGGGAAGCGTTCCGCCATGGcgacgggctcgggagaggtagagagatagagggaggggctgggcagcggcgctcgggagaggtagggagagggaggagctgggcggcggcgaggggcggggctggtgtgggcacaggcgagtgcaggccaccggctatatagccgcgccgcacccgtgtgtacgcgtgcgagggaggggaggcgtcggcgcgccgtcccgtgacgcgtcgcccgtgaggaatcaatggcaaggctgaccggcggcaaccttggcattgattccccgcgggaaccgagaccgttgggggaagacgaggcgctgtgtcgctgacgcggcgggcccgcggggggcccgcggcgggcccgcggctgtttcgcgTCAAAACAGTTCGCTTCGGCGCCTCCGAGCACCCCAGCGCGCCGAGTTCGGCCTGACTCCGCCggtgctgttttcggcccaagccgtcGAAAATCGGGTTCCTGGagacgcgactgggccgtttttttgaCGCCGGCATAAAAAAAATCGTCTGAGAAGGTCTTCCTAAAGGCGCGGCTGAAGATGCCCTAAGCTTTGGAGACGCCTCCCGCTTCCAGCGGTTGAAGTCATCCTTGTTGTCATGGGATGGCAATGGCAGCGATGCAGAGGTCACCCTCGTGTGGAAAGTTTGAAGCGGACTATCACAGACAGCGAGAAAACTTGGCCATGGCTCCACGCGTCCCGCTGCTATGATTGCCCGGCGCCGAAGGAATCCGCCACCGAACTGCTCTGCCACGACGTACGGTACTCACGAGTCACACCGGCCGGTTTTGATGCTGCCGAGAGGAGAACACAGCAGATGCCCCAAGCCCAAGTCGTCCATAGTGGTCGTCGACTCGCGCTGCTTGTTGAACGGATGAGGGTTCACGCGGCGAGTTTTTATCGGATGATTGGGTAACATGGCAAAGAAGGTAGATATGGAAAACAAATATCGGTCTCAGCCACGTACCAGCCTAATACCGACGTGCGTCCTTGGCCCATTCCAAACCCGCAGAGGTCGTCGACATACATCCGGCAAGGACAAAAAGGACGCGAAGGAGGCGTCGGAACCCCATCCATCTCAAAGGCGAGAGCGGCCGGCGGGAGGAGGCCGATAAAAAGAATCAAATACAAATACGCCCATTATATGCAGAGATAGCGTAGGCACCAGGCGCATAGTTGTTGTCCCGTATccagcgcgcgcgcgcgcacaaaTTCCGGTTGCTACCATCTCCGATAAATTATTCCGCCGTCTCCGAGAGCGAGGAGAGGGGCTCGCAAAAGGTGCGCCTCCCTGGCGCCCTCCCCACGAGCCGTCTCTCCCATAATTGTTTGATTTCCCTTCAGGATACGGCCTCCAGCCCCGCCGTtcccccgcgccgcgccgccagATCCCCCCCGCCCCGCGAAACCGTCGTCCGGGAAAGGTGGTGATCTTGGCAAGATCGGCCGATGCAGCCCGCCAAATGGAAGGCCGTGGAGGGCGGCGGGATCGGCGCCGACCAGCGCCGCCGGTGCGTGGCGGCGTCGCTGTCCATGCTGATCGCCGCCACGCTCGCCTTCCTCGCCTACGTCGCCTTCTTCCCGGACGACGGCGCCGGCGGGGTCTACCGCTGGTGGAGCTGCCAGGATTGCTCCGGCGCCCTGGGCGACTTCCCGGGCGATGACGCCGCGGCGGCCGacgggcccgccgccgccgccgccgccggcggtcgCGCGCCCACCACGCTGTCGCACATCGTGTTCGGCATCGGCGCCTCGGCGCGCACGTGGGACCAGCGCCGCGGCTACGCGGAGCTCTGGTGGCGGCCCGAGGCGATGCGCGGCCACGTCTGGCTGGACGAGCAGCCCGCGGGCGCGTGGCCGGCGGCGACGTGCCCGCCGTACCGCGTCTCGGTGGACGCgtcccggttcgggaaccgggCGTCGGCGTCGCGGATGGCGAGGATCGTGGCGGACTCGTTCCTGGCCGTCTCCGCGGAGCTGGCGAACGGCACCGGCGCGGACGAGGCGCCGCGGTGGTTCGTGATGGGCGACGACGACACGGTGTTCTTCCCGGACAACCTGGTGGCCGTGCTGCGCAAGTACGACCACGAGGAGATGTACTACGTGGGGGCGCCGTCGGAGAGCGTGGAGCAGAACGTGATGCACTCGTACGGCATGGCGTTCGGCGGGGGCGGGTTCGCGGTGAGCTACCcggccgccgcggagctcgccaaggCCATCGACGGCTGCCTGGACCGCTACTCGCAGTTCTACGGCAGCGATCAGCGCGTGCAGGCGTGCCTCAGCGAGCTCGGCGTCCCGCTCACCCGCGAGCCCGGGTTCCACCAGGTGAGCATCCCCCACGCACGCTGCCAAAGTTCGTTACTTTTTTATACTATACTAAAATAAAATAATCGTCATGCTCGTTGCTGCTATGTTTGAATCAAAACCCTTTTAAAATCACGTTTTGGAAAAAAAAACCGTCTCCAAAACCTGAATTTCCTTTTGTTCCTATATAAGCAATCCAAAGATGTTTCTGAAAACAGCTTGGCAACAAAAACCGCCAATTCTGCAACTTGGGCTGCCTATTCCAAATTTTAGCTCGGGGCCTTTTCCACTACTAGGTTTTTCTGCATAGGCCGCTGGAATCAAACCTTTTTGACCAACTTTTTCACCGTGTCTTGCCTATGCCAAAACAAACAAAACATGAGAGCAGAAGATCTCCTATCTTTTGGTAGAATCTTTCCGTTTAATCAAGGGCAAGCACAAAAGCACCCACCAGCTGCCCCAAAGACGAACGCTTGCTCGACGGCCCTTTCATGGAAATCAATGGAAGCGACTGTGTGGCCGTCGCGGAAGGCACGGACAATTGGAAGGTACAATTCCAGCGTGGAGGCGCGGGGGCCGAGCAGGAGCTGGTCCATGGAGCGACAGCGCTCTGCCCCACACCATGTGGCGCGGGCATCTTAGCAGGACAAGTGTTCACAGGCGACTTGAGGAGGACTCGAGCTGCTAGTAGCTAGCGAACCACCACCCCAACCAATTTCGAAACGACAGCCCCCGTCGCTTTTCCTTTGCCGGGCACCACACGCCGCACCACCTTTTCATACTCGCTCGCATGTGCCACACGGCGGGCGGGCGCTGTAAAAAATGTGGCCGAAAGATGCAAATGATGATGAGTAGAGGGGCACGAAAAGGTCATACCGCCACCTGTTTGTTGGTTGAGCTGGGGCCAAACATGTTTTGGCGCCCGTGCCTGGCTGCCTTGCATGTGGTGGTGTCCTCCCAGGGTACGTGGATGGCTTCGGGCTCCGCTGCCGAAAATATCGGAGGCCGGAGGCGGAGGGGACCCTCGTTCTCGCCGCGGCCGCCGCGGGTTTTGGGTTGCACGCACGCCGCAacggcggtggtggcgagcggaAAGCTTTGCCGCACCACCACCGTTTCTGGGCCCAAAGTCGTTGACGCGCGCGCTCGCGGCAGGGTGGTGGCCCAAGGCTGTCGCCTTCCGAATCCCTGGCGCGCACCCCGCCGATGCGGTGCGACCCCTCCGAGCCAGGCGCTGTGGCAGTGTCACGAATGCACCAGCAGACAGTAGTTGTGCAGCGCCAACAACGGCCTCTGATCCGCTGAGCAAACTTGTGGCGGAGCTGGCTGTTTCTGCCGTGCTTGACGTGACATGGGGTCGGCACGGACGATTAACTGCGAGAGAGTACCTTCAGTTTTTCACTTTCTGAACCGGTGAACCCTGTGCGGTCGCTGACACATGTGCGCTCCCAGATCTACCGGTCGATCCTGCTTTTGTCGCGTGTCGCAGTCCGGCTCGCCTTTTGTCTCCCACCTTTCTCACCGCCTCTCCGTGGAGCACCACCTGGCCATGCCCACGGGAATCTATGGCCGCCCGTTTCAAATTTCCAATACTCATCTCATGATGATTAAAGAAAATTACTGTATGAGCACTCAGCAAGATATCATTGTTTAACGCGGGAGCTCCTATACGCCGCTTATTGCGGCAAATGGAGGGCGCGCCGCACAGGGCCGGCCCACTACAATCGAGTTAAGCTGAACGCAAAACTACGCAAAAATGACAGCGCTGGAAGTACTCGAACACGCGACCTCGCGACTCAAATCTCTTGCAGCTAGCCACTTGAGCTGAAGCCGCCAGATGTCCCAATGGTTAGCACGAAACGATAAGAACACACAACAGAGGAACGTATTTAAAAGGCAAACATTATTTAAAGTTAAAGCACATTTCTGAAAACGTGCTTTTTTTTCAAAAttccagaacattttttgaaaattttaaatgcgAACATTTTTGTATTGTACCGCCGGGACTGTAGCTGCCTTTTTTTTAGTTccaaacaattttttaaatttgCGAAAAATTTCTGAATTGATGAAAAAacgaaacaggaacattttttgaacttctgaacaaattttgaatatcaagaacattttctgaatttttgaacaaaatATGAAAACGGGATCATTTTTCataaaagcacgaacatttttatAAATTGTGAACCAaaattgaaaacaagaacattttcccAACTTCTGAACAAATTTTTTATagaagaacattttttaaattctcgAACAATTTTAGAATTTCTGAACAAAAATTTTAAACGGGA from Triticum aestivum cultivar Chinese Spring chromosome 4A, IWGSC CS RefSeq v2.1, whole genome shotgun sequence harbors:
- the LOC123085417 gene encoding uncharacterized protein gives rise to the protein MQPAKWKAVEGGGIGADQRRRCVAASLSMLIAATLAFLAYVAFFPDDGAGGVYRWWSCQDCSGALGDFPGDDAAAADGPAAAAAAGGRAPTTLSHIVFGIGASARTWDQRRGYAELWWRPEAMRGHVWLDEQPAGAWPAATCPPYRVSVDASRFGNRASASRMARIVADSFLAVSAELANGTGADEAPRWFVMGDDDTVFFPDNLVAVLRKYDHEEMYYVGAPSESVEQNVMHSYGMAFGGGGFAVSYPAAAELAKAIDGCLDRYSQFYGSDQRVQACLSELGVPLTREPGFHQVDIRGDAYGMLAAHPVAPLVSLHHLDHIEPISPAGHTPLAAVRPLVRAARFDSARLLQQAFGYQHGPGYTWSVSVAWGYTVQLYPWVVAPHELEVPLQTFKTWRSWANGPFVFNTRPLVSTDTPCYRPAMFFLSRVRNETSRGTVSEYSRHAAKSEKECDQASFRAASTVHTVKVFAPKMNLNEWKRAPRRHCCKTTRTRWGTVLEVRIRYCSRGELTTP